One window of Acidobacteriaceae bacterium genomic DNA carries:
- the dapF gene encoding diaminopimelate epimerase, translating to MSTLKFVKAHACGNDFLVIEEAAAAGRHAALAKRLCERHTGIGADGIEFLERKQDGTFFLRLFNADGSEAELSGNGTRCVAAWLAQDENLTQMTFGTHGGTRTCRVLSRDGATWWIESGMGVPRVMRRAIGIDDVKGVIDGAMVNVGNPHFVTFVETEDFSSHGMTWQRLGAIISVDPMFRFGTNVEFVRILSANEIEFRIYERGVGPTHSSGTGTCASSAAAIVVHGVERDLGATSIGGRQRVVWQTDDKEMFLTGPAEIICRGEVELA from the coding sequence GTGAGCACGCTCAAATTTGTGAAGGCACATGCGTGTGGCAACGACTTCCTGGTCATCGAGGAGGCCGCCGCCGCAGGACGCCATGCGGCCCTGGCGAAGAGACTTTGCGAGCGCCACACAGGCATCGGAGCCGATGGCATCGAGTTCCTTGAGCGCAAACAAGATGGGACCTTCTTTCTTCGCCTCTTCAATGCCGACGGCAGCGAAGCGGAATTGAGCGGCAACGGCACGCGCTGCGTCGCCGCATGGCTCGCGCAAGATGAAAACCTTACGCAAATGACCTTCGGCACACACGGCGGCACGCGTACCTGCCGTGTGCTCAGCCGCGACGGCGCAACCTGGTGGATCGAGAGCGGCATGGGCGTGCCGCGCGTGATGCGCCGCGCCATCGGTATCGACGACGTGAAAGGCGTTATTGACGGTGCGATGGTCAACGTCGGCAATCCGCACTTCGTCACCTTCGTAGAGACAGAGGACTTCAGCAGCCACGGCATGACGTGGCAGCGGCTGGGCGCCATCATCAGCGTCGATCCCATGTTTCGCTTCGGCACCAACGTCGAGTTCGTGCGCATCCTCAGCGCCAACGAGATCGAGTTCCGCATCTACGAGCGCGGCGTGGGCCCCACGCACTCCTCAGGGACCGGCACATGCGCATCGTCCGCCGCTGCCATCGTGGTCCACGGCGTTGAGCGCGACCTCGGCGCAACCTCCATCGGCGGCCGCCAGCGCGTTGTCTGGCAGACCGACGACAAGGAGATGTTCCTCACCGGCCCAGCCGAAATCATCTGCCGCGGCGAGGTGGAGCTTGCGTGA
- a CDS encoding MgtC/SapB family protein gives MLHAIHIPLPQQFALGGPAARRLLVACAFGGAIGLEREWRHKDSGLRTNMLICMGAALFTIMSEILAGASTPNKGQVASNIVQGVGFLGAGLILHTKSRVLGLTSAATVFVVAAIGMACGAGMYLDALIGTVLVLLALQLIGMMEGSIGWKRYPMVYEVRAEVGSIMGKDVVGAERAEELARQVTAARFRMMSAIIKVLDAIGQRLQVIDRDNVAGWERVSFTVIATRRTHAAVLAELKANDATDHVVVFEDSEVE, from the coding sequence GTGTTACACGCCATTCACATCCCTTTGCCGCAGCAGTTCGCGCTTGGCGGTCCGGCGGCACGCCGCCTGCTGGTGGCTTGCGCGTTCGGCGGAGCCATTGGCCTGGAACGCGAATGGCGACACAAAGATTCGGGCTTGCGGACCAACATGCTCATCTGCATGGGCGCAGCGCTATTCACGATCATGAGCGAGATACTCGCCGGCGCTTCGACGCCCAACAAAGGACAGGTTGCTTCGAACATCGTGCAGGGCGTCGGCTTTCTCGGCGCTGGGTTGATTCTCCACACGAAGAGCCGCGTCCTTGGACTCACGAGTGCGGCGACGGTGTTTGTGGTCGCTGCCATCGGCATGGCCTGCGGTGCCGGGATGTACTTGGACGCGCTCATCGGCACGGTGCTTGTGCTGCTCGCGCTGCAACTGATCGGCATGATGGAGGGCAGCATCGGATGGAAGCGCTACCCGATGGTCTACGAGGTGCGCGCCGAGGTCGGTTCAATCATGGGCAAAGACGTGGTTGGTGCCGAACGCGCGGAGGAGCTTGCAAGGCAGGTCACTGCCGCCCGCTTTCGGATGATGTCCGCGATCATTAAGGTGCTGGACGCAATAGGGCAGCGGCTCCAGGTGATCGATCGCGACAATGTGGCGGGCTGGGAACGCGTCTCTTTCACGGTGATCGCGACAAGGAGAACGCACGCGGCGGTGCTTGCCGAGTTGAAAGCAAATGACGCCACCGACCACGTGGTCGTTTTTGAGGATTCGGAGGTCGAGTGA
- a CDS encoding DUF892 family protein — protein MGLFTPDMNNLRELYRTMLQRSLDSERQIVDDGLPAMIENATNSQLKNAFRTHLEESKEHVSRLERIMRDNDGEANRSKCKVTAALISEGSASAKDAKDQTLRDVVLIAAGNQVEHHEIAIYGTLRNMAIILGEAEHAALLDKTLDEEKHADKVLTELSEQINVAAPVA, from the coding sequence ATGGGACTTTTTACACCGGACATGAATAACCTTCGCGAGCTGTACAGGACGATGCTGCAGAGGTCGCTGGACAGCGAGCGCCAGATCGTCGATGACGGTCTGCCGGCAATGATTGAAAACGCAACAAATAGCCAGTTGAAGAATGCGTTCCGCACTCACCTGGAAGAGTCCAAGGAGCATGTCTCGCGTCTGGAGCGGATCATGCGCGACAACGACGGCGAGGCGAACAGATCCAAGTGCAAGGTGACTGCGGCCCTCATCAGTGAAGGCAGCGCGTCTGCCAAGGATGCCAAGGACCAGACTCTGCGCGATGTGGTTCTGATCGCGGCCGGCAACCAGGTGGAACATCACGAGATTGCAATTTACGGGACACTTCGCAATATGGCCATCATCCTCGGCGAGGCAGAGCATGCAGCTCTGCTCGACAAGACCCTGGATGAAGAGAAGCACGCAGACAAGGTGTTGACAGAGCTTTCCGAGCAGATCAATGTCGCGGCTCCGGTTGCCTGA
- a CDS encoding PfkB family carbohydrate kinase yields MSILVVGSVAFDSLETPSGKRERVLGGAATHFALAASYFTKVRVVGVVGEDFLPEHENVLTNKGVDTRGIERAPGKSFHWRGEYLRDLNEADTLATDLNVFAEFSPKIPAEYEDSEFLFLANIDPVLQARVRSQMKKVAMVAGDTMNYWINAHRENLLKVLRELDVLLINDKEAQMISGETNGLRAAEAVMALGPKSLIVKHGEYGATAYFSERSFGDGIKRRPFRAPGLPLHEVVDPTGAGDSFAGGFYGYVASQRQLTPEIFRRAMFYGSAMGSFAVERFGTERLQQTTRAEVEERIEHLRELSHL; encoded by the coding sequence ATGTCGATTCTTGTAGTTGGTTCGGTGGCGTTTGATTCGCTCGAAACGCCAAGCGGGAAGCGCGAGCGAGTGCTTGGCGGAGCGGCCACGCACTTTGCGCTGGCGGCGAGCTACTTCACGAAGGTTCGCGTCGTTGGCGTTGTGGGCGAAGACTTTCTGCCCGAGCACGAGAACGTGCTTACGAACAAAGGCGTGGACACAAGGGGAATCGAGCGTGCGCCGGGGAAGTCCTTTCACTGGCGCGGCGAGTACCTGCGCGACCTGAACGAGGCGGACACGCTTGCGACCGACCTGAATGTCTTCGCGGAGTTCTCTCCAAAGATTCCCGCTGAGTATGAGGACTCCGAGTTCCTGTTTCTCGCGAACATCGATCCCGTTCTGCAGGCGCGCGTGCGCTCGCAGATGAAGAAGGTCGCAATGGTCGCGGGCGACACGATGAACTACTGGATCAATGCGCATCGCGAGAATCTTCTGAAGGTGCTGCGTGAGCTCGACGTGCTGCTGATCAACGACAAAGAGGCGCAAATGATCAGCGGGGAAACGAACGGTCTGCGCGCGGCTGAGGCCGTGATGGCGCTTGGCCCGAAGTCGCTCATCGTGAAGCACGGCGAGTACGGAGCGACGGCTTACTTCAGCGAGCGAAGCTTTGGCGACGGCATCAAGCGGCGTCCATTCCGCGCGCCGGGCCTGCCGCTGCACGAAGTGGTCGACCCTACCGGCGCGGGCGACTCTTTCGCTGGCGGTTTCTACGGGTATGTGGCTTCGCAGCGGCAACTCACGCCGGAGATCTTCCGGCGTGCCATGTTCTACGGCAGCGCCATGGGCTCCTTCGCCGTTGAGCGGTTCGGTACGGAACGTCTGCAGCAGACCACGCGCGCCGAGGTCGAGGAACGCATCGAGCATCTGCGCGAGCTGTCGCATCTCTAA
- the mtnP gene encoding S-methyl-5'-thioadenosine phosphorylase — protein MAKAEIGIIGGSGLYGMPGLTDVREEKIETPFGDPSEVFVLGRLEGRDVAFLARHGKGHRILPTELNFRANIYAMKKLGVTSILSVSAVGSLKEEHKPTDFIVPDQFIDRTFSRNATFFGDGVVGHVAFGDPVCPIVVDTFVKACEEVGVVGKRGGTYVCMEGPQFSTRAESNLYRSWGADVIGMTNLQEAKLAREAEISYATLAMVTDYDCWYEGHDDVTVEQVIAVMHQNSGNAQKVVKAAVRLMPKDLSASPAQTAAKFAIMTDRKVIPEATKQKLDVLFGKYF, from the coding sequence TTGGCGAAGGCGGAGATTGGAATCATCGGCGGCAGCGGGCTGTACGGCATGCCCGGATTGACCGACGTTCGTGAAGAGAAAATCGAGACACCGTTCGGAGATCCGAGCGAGGTATTTGTTCTCGGAAGGCTTGAGGGCCGCGATGTGGCGTTCCTCGCGCGTCATGGCAAGGGTCATCGCATTCTGCCCACCGAGTTGAATTTTCGCGCCAACATCTATGCGATGAAGAAGCTTGGCGTGACCAGCATCCTGAGCGTAAGCGCGGTCGGTAGCCTGAAGGAAGAACATAAGCCGACCGACTTCATCGTTCCAGACCAGTTCATCGACCGCACCTTCTCGCGTAACGCGACGTTCTTTGGCGACGGCGTCGTGGGGCACGTGGCGTTCGGCGATCCTGTCTGCCCGATCGTGGTGGACACATTCGTGAAGGCGTGCGAAGAGGTCGGTGTTGTGGGCAAGCGCGGCGGCACATACGTCTGCATGGAGGGGCCGCAGTTCTCCACTCGTGCGGAGAGCAATCTGTATCGCTCATGGGGCGCGGACGTCATCGGCATGACCAACCTCCAGGAGGCGAAGCTGGCGCGCGAGGCAGAGATCAGCTACGCGACGCTCGCGATGGTGACTGACTACGACTGCTGGTACGAGGGTCACGACGATGTCACGGTCGAGCAGGTGATTGCGGTTATGCACCAGAACAGCGGCAACGCGCAGAAGGTTGTAAAGGCTGCGGTGCGGCTGATGCCGAAAGACCTGAGTGCAAGCCCGGCGCAAACTGCCGCGAAGTTCGCGATCATGACGGACCGCAAGGTTATTCCGGAAGCGACGAAGCAGAAGCTCGACGTGTTGTTCGGTAAATATTTCTAA
- a CDS encoding glycoside hydrolase family 76 protein produces the protein MFASVALACALCIAPAACGSGTLVAASVPVNTSTYLEKAGLAIQALQTWYNSASGQYADPAGWWHSANAITTLVDYERTANDTSYLPVIANTFAKAQAGSSGHSNFTNMFYDDTGWWGLAWIDAYDLTGNQEYLSMAETIFTYMTGGWDTATCGGGIWWNTTHTYKNAITNELFLTMAAKLANRTSGSASAGYLTWAQKEWTWFLASGMINASGLINDGLNDSNPAACKNNNGIVWSYNQGVVLGGLVELSHAVSDPTLLARAQSIANAVLSPASGMLTSNGILVDHGVSGGDAPQFKGIFMRNLMALYAASPNAQYKSFADANADSIWANDNNATRFGALWQGPVDSTDATRQSSALDALIAAAAMN, from the coding sequence ATGTTCGCCTCTGTGGCGCTCGCCTGCGCCCTCTGCATTGCACCCGCCGCCTGCGGCAGCGGAACCCTCGTCGCTGCAAGTGTGCCGGTGAATACCTCGACCTATCTCGAGAAGGCAGGGCTCGCGATCCAGGCCCTGCAGACCTGGTACAACTCCGCGAGTGGGCAGTATGCAGACCCGGCCGGCTGGTGGCATTCAGCCAACGCGATTACTACTCTCGTCGATTACGAGCGTACGGCGAACGACACGAGCTATCTGCCCGTCATCGCGAACACCTTCGCCAAGGCCCAGGCCGGATCCTCCGGCCACTCGAACTTCACCAACATGTTTTACGACGACACCGGCTGGTGGGGGCTCGCATGGATCGATGCCTACGACCTCACCGGCAACCAGGAGTATCTCTCGATGGCAGAGACGATCTTCACCTACATGACCGGCGGATGGGACACCGCAACCTGCGGCGGCGGCATATGGTGGAACACAACCCACACCTATAAGAACGCCATCACCAACGAACTCTTCCTCACCATGGCGGCGAAGCTCGCGAACCGCACCAGCGGCAGTGCGTCCGCCGGCTATCTCACGTGGGCACAGAAGGAGTGGACTTGGTTCCTCGCCTCCGGAATGATCAACGCGAGCGGACTCATCAATGACGGCCTTAACGACAGCAATCCGGCTGCGTGCAAAAACAACAACGGCATTGTGTGGAGTTATAACCAGGGCGTCGTCCTCGGCGGATTGGTTGAACTCTCGCACGCGGTCTCAGATCCAACGCTGCTTGCCCGCGCGCAGAGCATCGCAAACGCAGTGCTGTCACCCGCCTCCGGCATGCTGACGTCCAACGGGATTCTTGTGGATCACGGCGTGTCCGGCGGCGACGCGCCACAGTTCAAAGGAATCTTCATGCGCAATCTGATGGCGCTTTACGCCGCATCGCCGAACGCGCAGTACAAATCCTTCGCCGATGCGAACGCCGATAGCATCTGGGCAAACGACAACAACGCGACACGCTTCGGCGCGCTCTGGCAGGGACCTGTCGATTCCACGGACGCGACACGCCAGAGCTCCGCGCTGGACGCGCTGATCGCCGCTGCGGCGATGAATTAG
- a CDS encoding UbiD family decarboxylase — protein sequence MAFDGLRDWVEALERAGELKRVKAELSPVLEMAEVADRAVKGNGPALLFENVAGYKGARVLMNQFGSERRMRMALGVDSLDDVAKRIETLLHPVPPTSLVDKLKMLPMLAEVGSYFPKVIDRKRAPCKEVVLRGEDVDVLKFPVLTTWPGDGGPFITLPCVVTKDPRSGKRNVGMYRMQVYDGKTTGMHWQRQKVAAEHFRDRLRAAAESTAGAVDVMARTAGGTTAAVDVSGVPQHVVTKIRGERMEVAVAIGTDPAVTFSAIVPAPPDVEEYLIAGFLRGKAVELVKCETVDLEVPATSEIVLEGYVELGELRGEGPFGDHTGFYTMTEEYPVFHITCITHRKNPIYAATIVGKPPMEDAWMGKAVERIFLPLMKLTLPEIVDVNLPPEAVFHNLMIVSIRKSYAGHARKVMNGIWAMGQAMFTKCIIVVDEDCDVHDLREVTLRVANNIDPERDIQFTLGPIDSLDHASRLPNFGSKMGIDATRKWAAEGFTRPWPAMLEMPDDVKRRVAAVCKQLGLD from the coding sequence GTGGCGTTCGATGGATTGCGGGATTGGGTGGAGGCGCTGGAGCGCGCGGGCGAACTGAAGCGCGTGAAGGCGGAGCTGTCGCCCGTACTGGAAATGGCCGAGGTCGCAGACCGCGCGGTGAAGGGCAACGGGCCTGCGCTGCTCTTTGAGAATGTAGCGGGTTACAAGGGCGCGCGCGTGCTGATGAACCAGTTTGGCAGCGAACGCAGGATGCGCATGGCGCTCGGCGTGGATTCGCTTGACGATGTGGCAAAGCGGATCGAGACACTGCTGCATCCGGTGCCGCCGACGAGTCTTGTAGACAAGCTGAAGATGCTGCCGATGCTGGCGGAGGTCGGCTCCTATTTTCCTAAGGTCATTGATCGAAAGCGCGCGCCGTGTAAGGAAGTTGTGTTGCGTGGCGAGGATGTCGACGTGCTGAAGTTTCCAGTGCTCACGACGTGGCCTGGCGATGGCGGCCCCTTCATCACGCTGCCGTGCGTTGTGACGAAGGACCCTCGCAGCGGAAAGCGCAACGTAGGGATGTATCGGATGCAGGTGTACGACGGCAAGACGACTGGCATGCACTGGCAGCGGCAGAAGGTCGCGGCGGAGCACTTCCGCGACCGGCTGCGAGCAGCTGCAGAGAGCACGGCCGGTGCTGTGGATGTCATGGCGCGCACCGCTGGAGGCACGACGGCAGCGGTGGATGTGAGCGGAGTTCCTCAGCACGTGGTGACGAAGATTCGCGGCGAGCGCATGGAGGTTGCAGTCGCGATCGGCACGGATCCTGCGGTCACGTTCAGCGCGATCGTGCCAGCGCCGCCGGATGTCGAGGAGTATCTGATCGCAGGATTTCTGCGCGGTAAAGCAGTCGAGCTGGTGAAGTGCGAGACGGTGGATCTGGAGGTACCCGCAACGTCGGAGATCGTGCTGGAGGGTTACGTAGAACTCGGCGAGCTGCGCGGCGAAGGGCCGTTTGGCGACCATACTGGCTTTTACACGATGACGGAGGAGTATCCGGTCTTTCACATCACCTGCATCACGCACCGCAAGAATCCAATTTATGCGGCGACTATCGTCGGCAAACCTCCGATGGAAGACGCGTGGATGGGCAAGGCCGTCGAGCGCATCTTCCTTCCGCTGATGAAACTGACGCTGCCGGAGATCGTCGATGTAAACCTGCCGCCCGAAGCGGTCTTTCACAACCTGATGATCGTGAGCATCAGGAAGTCCTACGCGGGGCACGCGCGCAAGGTGATGAACGGAATCTGGGCCATGGGACAGGCGATGTTCACGAAATGCATCATCGTGGTTGACGAGGATTGCGATGTCCATGATTTGCGCGAGGTGACGCTGCGCGTCGCGAACAACATTGATCCGGAGCGCGACATTCAGTTCACACTCGGGCCCATTGACTCGCTAGATCATGCGAGCCGTCTGCCAAACTTCGGCAGCAAGATGGGCATCGATGCAACGCGCAAGTGGGCTGCAGAAGGCTTCACGCGGCCATGGCCCGCGATGCTCGAGATGCCCGACGACGTGAAGCGGCGCGTGGCCGCAGTCTGCAAGCAGTTGGGGTTAGATTAG
- a CDS encoding DUF2142 domain-containing protein — protein MTRAERVGHWKVGTAESIERRLPAFYFVFALLLTSVLCWTTPPFFGPDEPSQSLRALALLHGEILPRMGADQAGGEVDTGAVHAMDAMDSIRMRWEPQSPDFHDRRYGPVSVEAQARWADVRWSGEKRIAGFGNTATYPPGLYLPAMAGWKVAEAANLTIFASLRLARWLTAFTAALLGWLALRWSGRGAWMLLPALLLPSELFLQATCSQDALLLPVAALGVALICRALNERRGLGDGELALAAVLFALCAMAKPPFAALGVIIFVPAVELKEWGWKLWLKHAASFTALVVACAAWWHLVARFGMDTADEADPARQVAFLASHPIAASLAIGRGTAEAAWDFVHRGLYVVGWNDLLPHHGAALVLSVCLLVIAWRAPSVGVRSWRARILILIAVIVPLIGISIAEYLIWTPPGLRTVYGVQPRYWLPVLPAMMLLVTSRRRREELGAEWLLPVATILLACVACTLPWMEASAFYRAGLMQAVRINLR, from the coding sequence GTGACGAGGGCGGAACGCGTGGGGCATTGGAAGGTGGGCACTGCGGAGTCGATCGAGCGACGTTTGCCTGCGTTCTATTTTGTCTTCGCGCTGTTGCTGACGAGTGTGCTCTGCTGGACGACCCCTCCCTTCTTTGGCCCGGATGAGCCGAGCCAGTCTCTTCGCGCACTTGCTTTATTGCACGGCGAAATTCTGCCGCGGATGGGTGCAGATCAAGCCGGGGGAGAGGTCGACACGGGCGCCGTGCATGCGATGGATGCAATGGATTCGATCCGCATGCGTTGGGAGCCGCAGAGCCCGGATTTTCACGACAGAAGGTACGGTCCGGTGTCGGTAGAAGCGCAGGCTCGCTGGGCGGACGTGCGATGGTCTGGAGAGAAGAGGATCGCTGGATTTGGAAATACAGCGACGTATCCGCCGGGCTTGTATCTGCCGGCAATGGCTGGATGGAAGGTCGCAGAGGCAGCGAATCTTACGATCTTTGCGAGCCTGCGATTGGCGCGGTGGCTCACTGCATTCACGGCGGCTCTGCTGGGCTGGTTGGCGTTGCGATGGAGTGGACGCGGCGCGTGGATGCTGCTGCCGGCGCTGCTGCTGCCGAGCGAACTGTTTCTGCAGGCAACATGTTCGCAGGACGCGCTGCTGTTGCCCGTTGCGGCGTTGGGTGTGGCGCTGATTTGCAGAGCACTGAACGAGCGCCGCGGGTTAGGCGATGGTGAGCTGGCGCTTGCGGCGGTGCTGTTCGCACTTTGTGCGATGGCCAAGCCGCCCTTTGCAGCTCTCGGGGTAATCATCTTTGTGCCAGCGGTGGAGTTGAAGGAATGGGGATGGAAGCTATGGCTGAAGCACGCCGCGAGCTTCACGGCCCTCGTGGTTGCGTGTGCAGCCTGGTGGCATCTGGTCGCGCGCTTCGGCATGGACACCGCTGATGAAGCCGACCCTGCTCGTCAGGTCGCGTTCCTCGCGTCGCATCCAATCGCTGCCTCTCTTGCGATAGGCAGAGGGACGGCGGAGGCGGCTTGGGATTTTGTGCACCGCGGCCTTTATGTGGTTGGGTGGAACGATCTGCTGCCGCATCATGGCGCTGCGCTGGTCCTCAGTGTGTGTCTGCTGGTGATTGCGTGGCGCGCTCCGAGTGTCGGTGTGCGAAGCTGGCGCGCGCGGATTCTGATCCTTATTGCGGTGATCGTTCCGCTGATCGGAATCTCAATAGCGGAGTATCTGATCTGGACGCCACCGGGCCTGCGCACGGTGTATGGTGTCCAACCGAGATATTGGTTGCCGGTCTTGCCCGCGATGATGCTGCTCGTGACAAGCCGGCGGAGACGAGAGGAGCTTGGCGCAGAATGGTTGTTGCCGGTGGCTACGATCCTGCTCGCATGTGTCGCGTGCACGCTGCCGTGGATGGAGGCGAGCGCGTTTTATCGCGCGGGATTGATGCAGGCGGTGCGAATCAATCTGCGTTGA
- a CDS encoding energy transducer TonB, whose product MFEDSLVESAALLRTHNRWPAVLSITTQLCVAALILALPLLHPELLPMQHLLPATLAPPRAPAPPPPPMHLEARSTAAATSAPATPTTTRATQIFRDLIHPTGPPAEAPTLTSIDLGKSSTSLPPGINSAAPAAPHVSARPAASPSSKLLNLSSGITAGHLIAPIRPEYPAIARTAGIEGTVVVQAIISRTGVIESAHVVSGPIMLQPAALDAVRQARYHPFLLNGQPTDVQTTITITFRMRS is encoded by the coding sequence ATGTTCGAGGACTCACTCGTCGAATCCGCTGCCCTGCTCCGCACGCATAACCGCTGGCCCGCCGTGCTCTCCATCACAACGCAGCTCTGCGTTGCCGCGCTCATTCTTGCCCTGCCGCTGCTTCACCCGGAGCTTCTGCCGATGCAGCATCTCCTCCCGGCAACGCTGGCGCCTCCGCGCGCCCCAGCCCCGCCGCCTCCGCCCATGCACCTGGAAGCACGTTCGACAGCCGCCGCAACCTCCGCGCCCGCAACTCCCACCACAACTCGCGCCACGCAAATCTTCCGCGACCTCATCCATCCCACCGGTCCCCCTGCCGAGGCACCCACGCTCACCAGCATCGACCTCGGCAAAAGCAGCACGTCGCTGCCGCCCGGAATCAACTCCGCCGCGCCGGCAGCACCACACGTCAGCGCCAGGCCCGCGGCATCGCCATCTTCTAAGCTGTTGAATCTGTCCTCAGGCATCACCGCCGGACACCTCATCGCGCCCATTCGGCCCGAGTATCCAGCAATCGCCCGAACCGCCGGCATCGAAGGCACAGTTGTCGTCCAGGCGATCATCTCGCGCACTGGCGTGATCGAAAGCGCGCACGTCGTCAGCGGGCCCATAATGCTGCAGCCGGCTGCACTCGACGCCGTTCGCCAGGCGCGCTACCACCCGTTCCTGCTCAACGGGCAGCCCACAGACGTCCAAACCACCATCACGATCACATTTCGGATGAGGAGTTAA
- a CDS encoding VTT domain-containing protein: MGLIKMLFLRHAYTVMFGWVLVEQAGLPVPSVPLMLAAGTMSAAHKLHLELIVPVVLLACFLSDSMWWWLGRRFGSRVLDLLCRLSLDASTCVHRAQGSIARRGGLTLLFAKFVPGVSTIAAPIAGQAGMPFFEFVIYDMIGSLLWAAAWLFTGRFFGDVAERSTRLFATLTHFAVGLVLLMIMSIVVYRYVQRRRFMAELRGLRLEPEQLLGMMELASKGGIEPPFIIDLRHPLDVLTDPEVLPGALRIGPDELQRHRDEIPDDREIVLYCTCPSEETSAKVAMELRKLGVLRVRPLRGGLQGWKDAGYPLEAVLVNPRATVISA, from the coding sequence ATGGGTCTGATCAAGATGCTGTTTTTGCGGCACGCCTACACCGTCATGTTTGGCTGGGTGCTGGTGGAGCAGGCAGGGTTGCCAGTTCCCAGCGTTCCGCTGATGCTGGCGGCGGGCACGATGAGCGCGGCGCACAAGCTGCACCTCGAGCTGATCGTTCCTGTCGTGCTGTTGGCGTGCTTCCTGTCGGACTCAATGTGGTGGTGGCTGGGACGGCGGTTTGGGAGCCGTGTTCTGGACCTGTTGTGCAGGCTGTCGCTGGATGCCTCAACGTGCGTGCATCGTGCGCAGGGGTCGATCGCGCGCCGGGGTGGACTGACGCTGCTGTTCGCGAAGTTTGTGCCGGGAGTGAGCACGATCGCGGCGCCGATCGCCGGACAGGCAGGAATGCCTTTCTTCGAATTCGTGATCTACGACATGATCGGATCGCTGCTGTGGGCGGCGGCGTGGTTGTTTACGGGGCGGTTCTTCGGTGATGTGGCGGAACGGTCGACGCGGCTGTTCGCGACGCTGACGCACTTCGCGGTCGGGCTGGTGCTGCTGATGATCATGAGCATCGTCGTCTACCGGTATGTGCAACGGCGGCGGTTCATGGCGGAGCTTCGCGGTCTGCGGCTGGAGCCGGAACAACTGCTGGGAATGATGGAACTGGCCAGCAAGGGTGGAATTGAGCCGCCTTTCATCATCGACCTCCGGCATCCGCTGGACGTTCTTACGGACCCTGAGGTATTGCCGGGCGCGCTGCGGATCGGGCCGGACGAGCTGCAGAGGCATCGTGATGAGATTCCGGACGACCGCGAGATTGTGCTGTACTGCACGTGCCCAAGCGAGGAGACCAGCGCCAAGGTCGCGATGGAGTTGCGAAAGCTGGGCGTACTTCGCGTGCGCCCGCTGCGCGGCGGGCTGCAGGGATGGAAGGACGCGGGGTACCCGTTGGAAGCGGTGCTCGTGAACCCGCGTGCGACGGTTATTAGCGCTTAA